In Rhinolophus sinicus isolate RSC01 chromosome X, ASM3656204v1, whole genome shotgun sequence, a single genomic region encodes these proteins:
- the TGIF2LX gene encoding homeobox protein TGIF2LX, whose product MEAAEETLMETPSLTQGTSIMSTSNTGTDKVLISREGKRKRIAYLPTESVKILRDWLFEHRFKAYPSEAEKRMLSEQTNLSFLQITNWFINARRRVLPEMLQLIGDDPNQITMHRPKGKAADVIHQEGIHPSIQAKSGPRDPEKMQCLPLCPLPMAQESGENLLNPESAPGQNFTQKAQPEEKVEISTSRPLFVSPPKPVSTEEYKDFSSFQLLVDVAVQKAAELELQKSQETNP is encoded by the coding sequence ATGGAGGCAGCGGAAGAAACCCTCATGGAGACCCCAAGTTTGACCCAAGGCACTTCAATCATGTCGACTAGTAACACCGGTACAGATAAAGTTCTCATCTCACGAGAGGGCAAGAGGAAGAGGATAGCATACTTACCAACTGAGTCCGTGAAGATCCTCCGAGACTGGCTGTTTGAACACCGGTTTAAAGCCTACCCTTCAGAAGCAGAGAAGCGAATGCTATCAGAGCAGACCAATTTGTCTTTCCTGCAGATCACTAACTGGTTCATAAACGCACGCAGACGAGTTCTTCCGGAAATGCTTCAACTGATTGGAGACGACCCCAACCAGATCACCATGCACCGCCCAAAAGGCAAGGCTGCAGATGTGATACACCAGGAAGGCATCCATCCATCTATACAGGCCAAGTCAGGGCCCAGAGATCCAGAAAAGATGCAATGCCTGCCCCTGTGCCCCCTGCCAATGGCCCAGGAGTCAGGGGAAAATCTGCTGAATCCGGAGTCAGCCCCAGGCCAGAACTTCACCCAGAAAGCCCAGCCAGAGGAAAAGGTTGAGATTTCCACCAGCAGGCCTTTGTTTGTGTCTCCTCCCAAACCTGTGTCTACAGAGGAGTACAAGGACTTTAGCAGCTTCCAGTTACTGGTTGATGTAGCTGTACAAAAGGCTGCCGAACTGGAACTACAGAAGAGTCAAGAGACCAATCCATGA